In Methanomassiliicoccales archaeon, a genomic segment contains:
- a CDS encoding radical SAM protein: MSKLMSVRQIFYYGGWFLRSKLGKKRPLVNTMIINYNCNLRCKHCSVAANEDRLPSPHQIPYEDAVQEMKEHFERGCRILFFEGGEPTLWKDGEKGLRDLIRAGRQVGYFVIGYTTNGTNVICEDSDVISVSLDGPREVHDCIRCEGVYDKLMANLESTTHPNIFANMVVMRDNLDQVEATVRLAAANKHIRGIMLNFITPPPQELALTLDEKKQVVALALRLKKEKLPILNTTKALRDMLKEDFLELCPDWVSVFVLPDRSHYYGCPMRNTPACKQCGFDAVREYRLITKGSMGTIMQMSRRFAMSK, from the coding sequence ATGAGCAAGCTGATGTCCGTGCGGCAGATCTTCTACTATGGCGGCTGGTTCCTCCGCTCCAAGCTGGGAAAGAAGAGGCCGCTGGTCAACACCATGATCATCAACTACAACTGCAACCTGCGCTGCAAGCATTGTTCCGTGGCGGCGAATGAGGACAGGCTGCCATCACCCCACCAGATACCCTACGAAGATGCGGTCCAGGAGATGAAGGAGCATTTCGAGCGCGGATGTCGCATCCTCTTCTTCGAGGGCGGCGAGCCGACGCTGTGGAAGGATGGGGAGAAGGGGCTGCGGGACCTGATCCGGGCGGGAAGGCAAGTGGGCTATTTCGTCATCGGCTATACCACCAATGGAACCAATGTCATCTGTGAGGACAGCGACGTCATCTCGGTGAGCCTGGACGGCCCCAGGGAAGTGCACGACTGCATCAGATGCGAAGGAGTGTACGACAAGCTCATGGCCAATCTGGAGAGCACCACCCACCCCAACATCTTCGCCAACATGGTAGTGATGCGGGACAACCTGGACCAGGTGGAAGCCACCGTACGCCTGGCCGCGGCCAACAAGCACATCCGCGGCATCATGCTCAACTTCATCACCCCTCCCCCTCAGGAACTTGCCCTCACCCTGGATGAGAAGAAACAGGTGGTGGCGCTGGCCCTTCGACTGAAGAAGGAGAAGCTGCCCATCCTCAACACCACCAAGGCCCTGAGGGACATGCTGAAGGAGGACTTCCTGGAACTTTGCCCGGATTGGGTTTCGGTCTTCGTGCTGCCCGACCGCTCGCATTACTATGGCTGCCCGATGCGCAACACCCCCGCCTGCAAGCAGTGCGGCTTCGACGCCGTGCGCGAGTACCGCCTGATCACGAAGGGATCGATGGGCACAATCATGCAAATGTCACGGCGCTTTGCAATGTCAAAATGA
- the ilvB gene encoding biosynthetic-type acetolactate synthase large subunit, whose amino-acid sequence MKGSKALLTLLEREGVEVMFGYPGGVVIPIYNDLLDSKIHHVLVRHEQCAAHMADGYARAIGRTGVCIATSGPGSTNLVTGVATAYADSSPMLVLTGQVATHLIGSAGFQEADTFSLMMPITKHNFRVLDPKDVPEAIKRGMNIARTGRMGPVHVDLPMDVMNGNVPEDLMELEYPVPQPAEDFSGMLEAVRTLLNCERPAFLVGGGAIWANAGSEVAKLAELLMAPVTTTIMGKGIIPEDHPLCMGLLGMHGREASRKAILESDVILAIGTRFSDRTIPHANEIPMTTKIIHIDIDPVEAGKNPRTKVRLIGDAKKALQQLIKGVGKGKSDTPWAKRMKEIRAKCSCNIDIDGQPIKPQKVIYELGKILTDDTIITTEVGQNQMWAAHFLKVKHPRHFITSGGFGTMGFGFPASIGAKIAFRNKPVIDIAGDGSIQMVFHEFATAVNEKLPVMVVVMNNGWLGMVKQWQKLFWDKRYSATALTGNPDFVALAKAFSADGVRVEKPSELREAFQKGLRSDVPFLVDVITDPEEDVLPMVPAGKMSSEIVRGNCNWACK is encoded by the coding sequence TTGAAAGGCAGTAAGGCTCTGCTAACGTTGCTGGAACGAGAAGGCGTCGAGGTCATGTTCGGGTATCCCGGAGGAGTGGTCATACCTATCTACAACGACCTCTTGGACTCGAAGATACACCATGTGCTCGTCCGGCACGAACAGTGCGCGGCGCATATGGCGGATGGCTATGCTCGTGCTATTGGAAGAACGGGTGTGTGCATAGCCACGTCCGGACCAGGCTCCACTAACCTGGTGACAGGGGTCGCCACCGCTTACGCCGACAGCTCGCCCATGCTCGTGCTCACTGGTCAAGTGGCCACTCACCTCATCGGCAGCGCGGGATTTCAGGAAGCGGACACCTTCAGCCTGATGATGCCCATCACCAAGCACAACTTCCGGGTGCTGGACCCGAAGGACGTTCCAGAGGCGATAAAACGGGGCATGAACATCGCCCGGACCGGGCGCATGGGACCGGTGCACGTCGATCTCCCAATGGATGTCATGAACGGCAACGTGCCCGAGGACCTGATGGAGTTGGAGTATCCCGTTCCACAGCCAGCGGAGGACTTCTCGGGCATGCTGGAGGCGGTGCGAACGCTGCTGAACTGCGAGAGGCCGGCCTTCCTGGTCGGTGGAGGGGCCATCTGGGCCAACGCCGGGTCGGAGGTGGCCAAGCTGGCCGAATTGCTCATGGCACCGGTGACCACCACCATCATGGGCAAGGGCATCATTCCCGAAGATCATCCACTGTGCATGGGCCTACTGGGCATGCACGGCCGAGAGGCTTCGAGGAAAGCCATACTGGAATCGGACGTCATCCTGGCCATAGGCACCAGGTTCTCGGACCGCACCATCCCCCATGCCAACGAGATACCCATGACCACCAAGATCATCCACATCGACATCGACCCCGTCGAGGCGGGCAAGAACCCAAGGACCAAGGTGCGGCTGATCGGGGACGCCAAGAAGGCGCTGCAGCAGCTGATCAAGGGCGTAGGCAAGGGGAAGAGCGATACGCCCTGGGCCAAGCGGATGAAGGAGATCAGGGCGAAGTGCAGCTGCAACATCGATATCGATGGCCAGCCGATCAAGCCTCAGAAGGTTATCTATGAGCTGGGCAAGATTCTCACTGACGATACCATCATCACCACCGAGGTGGGGCAGAACCAGATGTGGGCAGCTCACTTCTTGAAGGTGAAACATCCCCGGCATTTCATAACCTCCGGCGGCTTCGGCACCATGGGATTCGGCTTCCCAGCATCCATCGGAGCGAAGATCGCCTTCCGCAACAAACCGGTCATAGACATCGCTGGGGATGGCAGCATCCAGATGGTGTTCCATGAGTTCGCGACGGCGGTGAACGAGAAGCTTCCGGTGATGGTCGTGGTCATGAACAACGGCTGGCTGGGCATGGTGAAACAGTGGCAGAAGCTGTTCTGGGACAAGCGCTACTCCGCCACGGCCCTGACGGGCAATCCGGACTTCGTGGCCCTGGCGAAGGCGTTCAGCGCAGATGGCGTGAGGGTAGAGAAGCCCTCCGAGCTGCGCGAGGCGTTCCAGAAGGGCCTGCGCTCGGACGTGCCGTTCCTGGTGGACGTCATCACGGACCCAGAAGAGGATGTGCTGCCCATGGTGCCCGCCGGTAAGATGAGCAGCGAGATCGTGCGGGGGAACTGCAACTGGGCATGCAAATGA
- the pgk gene encoding phosphoglycerate kinase, whose protein sequence is MADFNTLDDFDFRKKSVLLRVDINCPLNQKTLEIEDDNRIRQILPTLNEMLSKGAKVAILAHQGRPGDWDFIPLDKHAKALSAMISKPVRYVDDIFGPAAMTAIRSLAPGEALVLKNVRDLPYEQDRKSMEEHAKMELVTSLAPLFDLYVNDAFGASHRSQCSLVGFQALLPSAAGRLMERELRALKTVFDNPARPSVFVLGGAKFADSVKVVDRIISKKVADWVILVGVTGNAFLKARGVKLGEPSEKLLDKEMTPEELEAAKKLLLERGAKILLPFDVAVEVECRRRDLLVGDLPVNYPILDIGQGSMDKFGRVIRRAGTVFMSGPAGMFEKEPFAAGTKALMEAAVHPKVYSVIGGGHTAACAEKFGLLDKLSYVSTGGGALETYLLGKPLPVVEALKAAYNRKCPSKH, encoded by the coding sequence ATGGCCGATTTCAACACTCTCGACGATTTCGATTTCCGGAAGAAGAGCGTGCTGCTACGGGTGGACATCAACTGTCCTCTGAACCAGAAGACCCTGGAGATCGAGGATGATAATCGCATCCGCCAGATACTTCCGACACTGAACGAGATGCTTTCGAAAGGGGCGAAGGTAGCTATCCTAGCTCATCAGGGACGGCCCGGGGATTGGGACTTCATTCCGCTTGACAAGCATGCCAAGGCTCTCAGCGCCATGATCAGCAAGCCGGTACGGTATGTGGACGACATCTTCGGACCGGCGGCCATGACGGCCATCCGCTCCCTGGCTCCGGGAGAAGCGCTCGTGCTCAAGAACGTGCGCGATCTGCCATACGAGCAAGACAGGAAGAGCATGGAGGAGCACGCCAAGATGGAACTGGTCACATCCCTCGCTCCGCTCTTCGACCTCTATGTCAACGATGCATTCGGCGCCTCGCACCGCTCGCAATGCTCCCTGGTGGGCTTCCAGGCCCTGCTTCCCTCTGCGGCGGGAAGGCTCATGGAACGGGAGCTTCGAGCCTTAAAGACCGTCTTCGACAATCCTGCCCGGCCATCGGTGTTCGTTCTGGGCGGAGCCAAGTTCGCCGACTCGGTGAAGGTGGTGGACCGCATCATCAGCAAGAAGGTCGCGGATTGGGTGATCCTCGTGGGCGTCACGGGAAACGCCTTCCTCAAGGCCAGGGGCGTGAAGCTGGGCGAGCCGAGCGAGAAGCTACTGGACAAGGAGATGACGCCCGAGGAACTTGAGGCAGCGAAGAAGCTGCTCTTGGAGAGAGGGGCGAAGATACTGTTGCCTTTCGACGTTGCCGTAGAGGTGGAATGTCGAAGGCGAGATCTGCTGGTGGGGGACCTGCCGGTCAACTACCCTATCTTGGACATTGGCCAGGGATCGATGGACAAGTTCGGAAGGGTGATCAGAAGAGCGGGCACAGTGTTCATGAGCGGGCCCGCAGGCATGTTCGAGAAAGAACCCTTCGCCGCCGGAACGAAGGCGTTGATGGAGGCGGCGGTGCATCCCAAGGTCTACTCGGTCATAGGGGGAGGGCACACCGCGGCCTGCGCGGAGAAGTTCGGCCTGCTGGACAAGCTCTCCTACGTCAGCACAGGGGGCGGGGCGCTCGAGACCTACCTGCTCGGCAAGCCTTTGCCGGTGGTCGAGGCGCTTAAGGCGGCTTACAACCGCAAGTGCCCTTCAAAGCACTGA
- the dapF gene encoding diaminopimelate epimerase, whose translation MIFWKYHGLGNDFLVVEDFDGKAPKDADFVKRTCERRFGVGADGILYVGKGEGIDATMRVLNSDGSEAEMCGNGIRCVAKHLHDFGFVKKRKMTIGTLAGEMEVDCFLADGRVKEVAVNMGAPSLECDRIPMSCMGRFVDKEIEVDDKHIKGTAVSMGNPHFVTFDRLREEDKERLGPRIERHPLFPKRTNVEFASVHGNRIKVRVFERGAGWTTACGTGACAVAVAAVVGQKVPPGREVEIVLPGGSLWIKVAENLSSVTMRGPAARVFKGELEE comes from the coding sequence TTGATCTTCTGGAAATATCACGGCCTGGGAAATGATTTCCTGGTGGTGGAGGACTTCGATGGCAAAGCGCCCAAGGATGCCGACTTCGTCAAGAGGACCTGCGAGCGACGCTTCGGCGTGGGCGCGGACGGCATCCTCTACGTCGGAAAGGGGGAAGGGATCGATGCGACCATGCGCGTCCTCAACTCCGACGGCTCCGAGGCGGAGATGTGCGGGAACGGCATCAGGTGCGTAGCCAAGCACCTCCACGACTTCGGCTTCGTGAAGAAGAGAAAGATGACCATAGGCACATTGGCCGGGGAGATGGAAGTGGACTGCTTCCTCGCCGACGGACGAGTCAAGGAAGTGGCGGTGAACATGGGCGCGCCTTCGCTGGAATGCGACCGCATCCCCATGAGCTGCATGGGCCGGTTCGTGGACAAGGAGATCGAGGTCGATGACAAGCATATCAAAGGCACGGCGGTCTCCATGGGCAACCCTCACTTCGTCACCTTCGATAGGCTGAGGGAGGAGGACAAGGAGCGGCTGGGGCCGAGGATCGAACGGCATCCGCTGTTCCCCAAGCGCACCAACGTGGAGTTCGCCTCCGTCCATGGCAACAGGATCAAGGTCCGGGTATTCGAGCGGGGAGCGGGCTGGACCACGGCCTGCGGCACTGGTGCCTGCGCGGTGGCGGTGGCGGCGGTGGTGGGCCAGAAGGTGCCCCCAGGCAGAGAGGTTGAGATCGTCCTGCCCGGTGGAAGCCTGTGGATTAAAGTAGCCGAGAATTTATCCTCGGTAACGATGCGCGGTCCGGCCGCGCGCGTATTCAAAGGAGAACTAGAGGAGTGA
- the lysA gene encoding diaminopimelate decarboxylase, whose product MRKFENDNGFMKIGGVRATEIAERYGTPVYVTDENAVRENYRRIRDAFKPHMPVRVLFACKANASLAILRILQQEGSHIDAVSVGEVDICLRAGFAPHRILYTGVNVSTKELYQVASRGVPINIDSLSELRRLAEMTTDIPISFRVNPGVGAGHHAHVVTGAKTTKFGIPREQIVHAYDEALELGFVPFGLHAHIGAGVQDVGPFSLVTEVLVTIMNEIQDQLSIKLKVLDIGGGIGIPYRPEDKQMDVDLFAKEVCDRIKGKCSAETVAIEPGRYIIADTTILLTSVVDVKETSEKKFAGVDAGFNTLIRPAFYGSYHHVAVANKFERQGEQIYDIVGPICESGDFIAKDRMLPRLEEGDVLAAYDAGAYGFTMSSTYNMRPRCRQVLVKEGSMLLIREAESLDDLLRHERIPARLMI is encoded by the coding sequence ATGCGCAAGTTCGAGAACGATAACGGGTTCATGAAGATAGGCGGGGTGCGCGCCACGGAGATTGCGGAGCGCTACGGGACGCCAGTCTATGTCACGGACGAGAACGCGGTGCGCGAGAACTATCGCCGCATCAGGGACGCCTTCAAGCCCCACATGCCGGTGCGGGTGCTCTTCGCCTGCAAGGCCAATGCGTCGCTGGCAATATTGCGGATCTTGCAGCAGGAGGGCAGCCACATCGATGCGGTGTCCGTGGGAGAAGTGGACATCTGCCTGAGGGCGGGGTTCGCTCCCCATAGGATACTGTATACGGGAGTGAACGTCTCCACCAAGGAACTCTACCAGGTCGCCTCCCGGGGAGTGCCGATCAACATCGACTCGCTCTCCGAGCTGCGACGGCTGGCAGAGATGACCACCGACATTCCGATCTCCTTCAGGGTGAACCCGGGCGTGGGAGCGGGACACCATGCTCACGTGGTCACCGGAGCCAAGACGACGAAATTCGGCATTCCCCGAGAGCAGATCGTGCACGCATACGATGAGGCGCTGGAACTAGGCTTCGTCCCCTTCGGGCTGCATGCGCACATCGGGGCCGGAGTGCAGGACGTGGGACCTTTCTCCCTGGTCACCGAGGTTCTGGTAACCATCATGAACGAGATCCAGGATCAGTTATCCATCAAGCTGAAAGTGCTGGATATTGGCGGAGGAATTGGCATCCCCTATCGCCCAGAGGACAAGCAGATGGACGTGGACCTCTTCGCCAAGGAGGTCTGCGATCGCATCAAAGGCAAGTGCTCAGCGGAGACCGTGGCCATCGAGCCCGGCCGTTACATAATCGCCGACACCACCATACTTCTGACCAGCGTGGTGGACGTCAAGGAGACCTCGGAGAAGAAGTTCGCAGGCGTGGATGCGGGCTTCAACACCTTGATCAGGCCGGCGTTCTACGGCTCCTATCACCACGTAGCCGTGGCCAATAAGTTCGAGCGGCAGGGGGAGCAGATCTATGACATAGTGGGGCCGATCTGCGAATCTGGAGATTTCATCGCCAAGGACCGCATGCTGCCCCGGCTGGAGGAGGGGGACGTATTGGCCGCCTACGATGCGGGAGCTTATGGATTCACCATGTCCTCCACCTACAACATGCGCCCGCGTTGCCGCCAGGTCTTAGTGAAAGAGGGTTCGATGCTCCTCATACGCGAGGCAGAGAGCCTGGACGACCTTCTGCGGCATGAGCGCATCCCGGCGAGGCTGATGATTTGA
- a CDS encoding GrpB family protein, whose protein sequence is MTDPDAVIICDHDPRWMDDFRSEAARILDVMGPLALHIQHVGSTAVPGLAAKPVIDILVAVEDLQQRDRFARLLEPLGYINVPHDDPGRLFFLKGMPRTHHLHLVRERSWDYWKHVMFRDYLIDHPSAAEEYECLKRLLVSKHSTERERYVEGKTDLIELILQRAVREQVQLRQD, encoded by the coding sequence ATGACCGACCCGGACGCCGTCATCATCTGCGACCATGATCCAAGATGGATGGACGATTTCCGCTCTGAAGCGGCAAGAATCCTGGATGTCATGGGTCCCCTTGCCTTGCACATCCAGCACGTGGGAAGCACCGCCGTGCCGGGCCTCGCCGCGAAACCGGTGATCGACATCCTGGTGGCCGTCGAGGATCTTCAGCAGAGAGACAGGTTCGCCCGATTGCTGGAACCGCTTGGATACATCAACGTCCCTCATGATGACCCCGGTCGGTTATTCTTCCTAAAAGGCATGCCTCGCACGCACCACCTTCACCTGGTCAGGGAGAGAAGCTGGGACTACTGGAAGCATGTCATGTTCCGTGACTACCTCATCGATCATCCGTCGGCGGCGGAGGAATACGAATGCCTTAAGCGCTTGCTCGTCTCCAAGCATTCGACCGAGAGGGAGAGGTACGTGGAAGGCAAGACGGACTTGATCGAGCTCATCCTGCAGCGGGCGGTGCGTGAACAGGTTCAACTGCGCCAGGACTAG
- a CDS encoding GyrI-like domain-containing protein has translation MKPLYFPPSNKVVEVDVPPLQYLMVHGEGDPNTSKDYRGAIEALYNVAYTLKFTLKKTDAAKDFKVGPLEGLWWNNEQECLDTGKKEGWKWTAMIVMPPFIKPEMVKGARAAAEKKKDNPLLARLKLEGLDEGRCAQILYIGPWAEEHATIQRVHGFIQGQDGRPKGKHHEIYMSDPRRVAPEKLKTVIRQPFV, from the coding sequence ATGAAACCCCTCTACTTTCCACCGTCCAACAAAGTGGTGGAGGTGGATGTGCCGCCACTGCAGTATCTCATGGTGCACGGCGAGGGCGACCCGAACACATCCAAGGACTATCGGGGAGCGATCGAGGCCCTCTACAACGTGGCATACACTCTCAAGTTCACGCTGAAGAAGACCGACGCGGCAAAGGATTTCAAGGTCGGTCCTCTGGAGGGGCTGTGGTGGAACAACGAGCAAGAATGTTTGGATACTGGAAAGAAGGAAGGCTGGAAATGGACCGCCATGATCGTCATGCCGCCTTTCATCAAGCCAGAGATGGTGAAGGGGGCAAGGGCAGCGGCCGAGAAGAAGAAGGACAATCCTCTCCTCGCGCGGCTGAAGCTAGAGGGATTGGACGAAGGTCGGTGCGCGCAGATACTGTATATTGGTCCGTGGGCGGAGGAGCACGCGACCATCCAGAGAGTGCACGGTTTCATCCAAGGGCAGGACGGCAGGCCGAAGGGCAAGCATCATGAGATCTACATGAGCGATCCTCGGCGGGTGGCGCCAGAGAAGCTCAAGACTGTCATAAGACAGCCTTTCGTCTAG
- a CDS encoding prenyltransferase: MNDDRAFAYRFKNVLRVAYTLPFVMASITGAVFALTIRQEWLMALLIPLDVFFLAMFVNLTNDYFDHKSGTDKVRFTMTDRAFEQRASGEFSQKMYWQGNSFDRGLITEKGGKRLILFLAAVACIIALPIVLFGGILVLVMGAVAFFLSFFYTAPPLNLGSRGLGELDVGLSFAFMAFFSYYVIVQQFSWTMLLISITVGMNVMNMRIVDEMSGREAHKAAGERDLVVRFGIDGATSVMTGAMVCMYALCAVLVYINWTYVLLFLTIALSLKAIRYLRQKKDEFWMIRPVLEVFKLALTHMFLVVIILTLQSAVTFA, translated from the coding sequence ATGAACGACGACAGGGCCTTCGCCTACCGATTCAAGAACGTGCTACGCGTGGCGTACACGCTTCCGTTCGTCATGGCATCCATCACCGGGGCGGTCTTCGCTCTGACGATCAGGCAGGAATGGCTGATGGCCCTCCTGATCCCCCTGGACGTCTTCTTCCTGGCGATGTTCGTGAATCTGACCAACGACTACTTCGATCACAAGAGCGGCACGGACAAGGTGCGTTTCACCATGACCGACCGCGCCTTCGAGCAGCGTGCCTCGGGGGAGTTCTCGCAGAAAATGTACTGGCAAGGCAACTCCTTCGACCGCGGCCTGATAACGGAAAAAGGGGGTAAAAGGCTCATCCTCTTCCTGGCCGCCGTGGCATGCATCATCGCCCTGCCCATCGTCCTCTTCGGAGGCATCCTGGTCCTGGTGATGGGCGCGGTGGCGTTCTTCCTCTCCTTTTTCTATACTGCCCCTCCTCTCAACCTTGGCTCGAGAGGTCTGGGCGAGCTGGACGTGGGTCTATCCTTCGCCTTCATGGCCTTCTTCTCCTACTACGTCATCGTGCAGCAATTCAGCTGGACCATGCTGCTGATCTCCATAACCGTGGGAATGAACGTCATGAACATGCGCATCGTGGACGAGATGTCCGGCAGAGAGGCACACAAAGCCGCTGGCGAACGCGATCTGGTGGTACGCTTCGGCATCGACGGCGCGACGAGCGTCATGACGGGGGCGATGGTGTGCATGTATGCGCTGTGCGCGGTATTGGTCTACATCAACTGGACCTACGTTCTGCTGTTCCTGACCATTGCTCTCAGCCTCAAGGCTATTCGCTATCTGCGGCAGAAGAAGGACGAGTTCTGGATGATCCGGCCGGTGCTGGAAGTATTCAAGCTCGCCCTGACCCACATGTTCCTGGTGGTCATCATTTTGACATTGCAAAGCGCCGTGACATTTGCATGA
- a CDS encoding DUF5654 family protein, which translates to MADKAFRIQVLETIAALMTAAFGLIAALAWNEAIRTAITSVFKADPGIGLFIYAIIVTIIAIAATVLIGRALAKMKAAVGGEK; encoded by the coding sequence ATGGCAGACAAAGCATTCCGCATTCAGGTGTTGGAGACGATAGCCGCGTTGATGACCGCAGCTTTCGGTCTGATCGCCGCACTGGCCTGGAACGAGGCCATTAGGACTGCAATTACCTCGGTGTTCAAGGCCGATCCCGGCATAGGGTTGTTCATCTACGCTATCATCGTGACCATCATCGCCATAGCGGCAACCGTCCTGATTGGAAGGGCCTTGGCTAAGATGAAGGCCGCTGTGGGCGGAGAGAAGTGA
- a CDS encoding type II glyceraldehyde-3-phosphate dehydrogenase encodes MTKVKVGINGYGTIGKRAAFAIQRQDDMEVVGVTKTKPSYEARLAIKEGLPLYAAAPENVADFEKEEIKLAGTLADLLPKCDIIVDATPGGVGKGYKPIYEKANVKAIFQGGEDHGLAGISFNAFANYQEAWGADFVRVVSCNTTGLVRTLYPLDRVFGLEKVFAALVRRGADPGDKKGFALNAIEPSLKLPTHHGPDVQTIMPWLPIRTMAVVTPTTMMHVHCITCDLKKKATEKEVLSVWDNVPRIRFVSGKHGIKSSAQIMELARDLGRPRGDFMEIIVWEDGVKVEGHTLYYYQAIHQESDIVPEIVDCIRAMMKVETDPLRSIRKTDKALGIVK; translated from the coding sequence ATGACCAAGGTCAAGGTCGGGATCAACGGCTACGGCACGATTGGGAAGAGGGCTGCTTTCGCCATCCAGCGGCAGGACGATATGGAGGTCGTGGGGGTCACCAAGACCAAGCCGTCCTACGAGGCGAGGTTGGCAATCAAAGAAGGCCTGCCTCTCTATGCTGCGGCACCTGAGAACGTGGCGGACTTCGAGAAGGAAGAGATCAAATTGGCGGGGACACTGGCAGACCTGCTGCCCAAGTGTGATATCATCGTGGACGCGACGCCCGGAGGAGTGGGCAAAGGGTACAAGCCCATATACGAGAAGGCTAACGTCAAGGCCATCTTCCAGGGCGGGGAGGACCATGGTCTGGCGGGCATTTCGTTCAACGCATTCGCCAACTACCAGGAAGCCTGGGGGGCGGACTTCGTCCGAGTGGTCTCCTGCAACACCACTGGCCTGGTGAGGACCCTCTATCCCTTGGACCGGGTCTTCGGCCTAGAGAAGGTCTTCGCGGCCCTGGTCAGGAGAGGAGCGGACCCCGGAGACAAGAAAGGTTTCGCCCTCAACGCCATCGAGCCATCGCTCAAGCTACCAACTCACCACGGTCCGGACGTCCAGACCATCATGCCCTGGCTGCCCATACGGACCATGGCCGTGGTCACCCCGACCACCATGATGCACGTGCATTGCATCACCTGCGATCTGAAGAAGAAGGCCACGGAGAAGGAGGTGCTCTCGGTCTGGGACAACGTGCCCCGCATCCGCTTCGTGAGCGGCAAGCACGGAATCAAGTCCTCGGCGCAGATCATGGAGCTGGCCAGGGACCTCGGCCGGCCTCGGGGGGATTTCATGGAGATCATCGTCTGGGAGGACGGGGTCAAGGTGGAAGGCCATACCCTCTATTACTACCAGGCGATCCACCAGGAGAGCGACATCGTGCCGGAGATCGTGGATTGCATTCGGGCCATGATGAAGGTGGAGACGGATCCCTTGCGCTCGATCCGCAAGACGGACAAGGCGCTCGGCATCGTCAAGTGA
- a CDS encoding aminotransferase class I/II-fold pyridoxal phosphate-dependent enzyme, whose protein sequence is MPFAYATRVNKIPPYLFAEIEEKIRIKKSLGVDVIDFGIGDPDIPTPQPIVDEIKRQVQDPENHNYPSSAGELETRQAVAEFYRKRFGVDLDPQGEVCILLGSKEGLANIARAYVNPGEKVLCPDPAYPVYAQGAATLCDAVPVRIPLLPNRNYWFEDSPGVLDRTAKMLYMNYPNNPTGAVATKDYLRGLYLWCVETETIMVYDNAYSELTFDDYVAPSMLEIGKEGAIEFGSLSKTFNMTGYRIGYAVGDASLIAGLKKVKTQVDSGVSKFVQKAGVFALQQYKSAEKPQMVKDNIHVFKERRDVLVKGLREMGYKVDPPKGTFYLWFQVGGSSLKFSDKMLDHAGVAVTPGVGFGHQGEGYVRMAITQSKSRIEEALERMAKVK, encoded by the coding sequence ATGCCGTTCGCCTACGCAACCCGCGTGAACAAGATCCCGCCTTACCTGTTCGCTGAGATAGAGGAGAAGATCCGCATCAAGAAGTCCCTGGGAGTGGACGTCATCGATTTCGGCATCGGTGACCCGGACATCCCGACGCCCCAGCCGATCGTGGATGAGATCAAACGCCAAGTGCAGGACCCGGAGAACCATAACTATCCATCTTCCGCTGGAGAGCTAGAGACTCGACAGGCGGTGGCCGAGTTTTACAGGAAGCGATTCGGGGTGGACCTCGATCCCCAGGGAGAGGTGTGCATCCTGCTGGGCAGCAAGGAGGGTCTGGCGAACATCGCCCGTGCGTACGTCAATCCGGGCGAGAAGGTGCTCTGCCCCGACCCAGCCTATCCTGTCTACGCTCAAGGAGCGGCCACGCTCTGCGATGCCGTGCCCGTGCGCATTCCCCTCCTGCCCAATCGCAACTATTGGTTCGAGGACAGCCCGGGCGTTCTGGATAGAACGGCCAAAATGCTCTACATGAACTACCCCAACAACCCGACCGGCGCGGTGGCGACCAAGGACTATCTGCGTGGGCTCTATCTCTGGTGCGTGGAGACGGAGACCATCATGGTCTACGACAACGCCTATTCGGAGCTGACCTTCGATGACTATGTCGCCCCAAGCATGCTGGAGATCGGCAAGGAGGGAGCGATCGAGTTCGGATCCCTGTCCAAGACGTTCAACATGACCGGGTACCGCATCGGCTACGCCGTGGGAGATGCGAGCCTCATCGCTGGCCTGAAGAAGGTCAAGACCCAGGTCGACTCCGGAGTGTCGAAGTTCGTGCAGAAGGCGGGTGTCTTCGCCCTCCAGCAGTACAAGAGCGCGGAGAAGCCGCAGATGGTCAAGGACAATATCCACGTGTTCAAGGAGCGCCGTGATGTGCTGGTCAAGGGTCTGAGGGAGATGGGCTACAAGGTCGATCCGCCCAAGGGAACGTTCTACCTCTGGTTCCAGGTGGGCGGCAGCTCGCTCAAGTTCTCCGACAAGATGCTCGACCATGCGGGAGTGGCCGTCACCCCGGGCGTAGGCTTCGGCCACCAGGGTGAGGGCTACGTTCGCATGGCCATCACTCAATCCAAGAGCAGGATCGAAGAGGCGCTGGAGCGCATGGCCAAGGTCAAGTAA